The Salinispora tropica CNB-440 genome has a window encoding:
- a CDS encoding HU family DNA-binding protein, which produces MSSHEGNCMNKRTLVETVAAKAGLTKTAAESALDAMVEAISDALADGEKVAIPGFGTFEVKDRPARTGRNPRTGETMEIAARKAPGFKPATALKNEVSR; this is translated from the coding sequence ATTAGTTCTCATGAGGGGAATTGCATGAACAAGCGGACACTCGTCGAGACCGTCGCCGCAAAGGCCGGCTTGACCAAGACTGCGGCCGAGTCGGCGCTCGACGCAATGGTGGAGGCGATCAGTGATGCACTCGCCGATGGCGAGAAGGTCGCGATCCCGGGATTCGGCACGTTCGAGGTGAAAGACCGACCCGCCCGCACCGGACGCAACCCGCGGACGGGGGAGACGATGGAGATCGCCGCCCGCAAGGCTCCCGGCTTTAAGCCAGCCACCGCGCTCAAGAACGAAGTGTCGCGGTAG
- a CDS encoding adenosine kinase, with the protein MSTEIDVLVLGGAGVDTIVYAPQLPLPFADSYMVPTITTRAGQTGDFVAVAVHALGLRTHHIDMIGDDHEGDLVRALHAERGIPLTVVPLRAGTRRAVNLVAPDGRRLSLYDSSRSEAGDRLPVEMVTAFAAASRHAHVSITYPCAFALPMLRAAGVTISTDLHNWDGKEPYHEDFAYAADLVFVSSAALADPEQTMRRIVERGRARTVVATAGAEGAYLLVDGEFSHVPAVDPTAQVVDSNGAGDAFAAGFLLGWLAGEPARRCALYGAISGAYACTVAAMSVDSIDRGALLARAAELDPTAGRAAAGDGTREWR; encoded by the coding sequence GTGAGCACTGAGATCGACGTCCTTGTCCTGGGCGGCGCCGGCGTGGACACCATCGTCTACGCACCGCAGCTGCCCCTTCCGTTCGCCGACAGCTACATGGTGCCGACGATCACGACCCGCGCGGGGCAGACCGGCGACTTCGTGGCGGTGGCGGTCCACGCCCTGGGCCTGCGTACCCACCACATCGACATGATCGGCGACGACCACGAGGGCGACTTGGTCCGCGCCCTGCACGCCGAGCGGGGCATTCCACTCACCGTCGTTCCGCTGCGGGCCGGTACCCGCCGTGCGGTCAACCTCGTCGCCCCCGACGGACGGCGGCTGTCCCTGTACGACAGCAGCCGATCCGAGGCGGGGGACCGGCTCCCCGTGGAGATGGTCACCGCCTTCGCCGCGGCGAGCCGGCACGCCCACGTCTCGATCACCTATCCGTGCGCCTTCGCCCTCCCCATGCTGCGCGCGGCGGGCGTGACCATCTCCACGGACCTGCACAACTGGGACGGCAAGGAGCCCTACCACGAGGACTTCGCCTACGCGGCCGACCTCGTCTTCGTGTCGTCGGCCGCACTGGCCGACCCCGAGCAGACGATGCGGCGCATCGTCGAACGCGGCCGGGCCCGCACGGTCGTCGCCACCGCCGGAGCCGAGGGGGCGTACCTACTGGTCGACGGCGAGTTCAGCCATGTTCCGGCGGTCGATCCGACGGCGCAGGTGGTGGACTCCAACGGTGCGGGCGACGCCTTCGCCGCAGGCTTCCTACTCGGCTGGCTCGCAGGGGAGCCGGCGCGGCGGTGCGCCCTGTACGGCGCGATCTCCGGGGCCTACGCCTGCACCGTGGCGGCGATGAGCGTCGATTCCATCGACCGGGGCGCGCTGCTCGCCCGTGCGGCGGAACTGGACCCGACCGCGGGTCGAGCCGCCGCTGGTGACGGCACCCGGGAGTGGAGGTGA
- a CDS encoding MptD family putative ECF transporter S component: MSINTRTSIPPRPKLPARFSARDLLNTAMFAVILIVVTSTTGMLGIVAPLVWLCTVLLQALVSGVPVMLLTLLTLSVLGVVALIILVAGSGGGLIGSAILRKYVVRAGLA, translated from the coding sequence ATGAGCATCAACACCCGAACCAGTATCCCGCCGCGCCCCAAGCTACCCGCGCGGTTCAGCGCCCGGGACCTGCTCAACACGGCGATGTTCGCCGTCATCCTCATCGTCGTCACCTCCACGACCGGGATGCTCGGCATCGTCGCACCCTTGGTGTGGTTGTGCACCGTGCTACTGCAGGCGCTGGTCAGCGGGGTTCCCGTCATGTTGCTTACGCTCCTTACCCTGTCGGTGCTCGGAGTCGTGGCACTCATCATCCTCGTCGCCGGGTCGGGGGGCGGACTGATCGGCTCCGCGATCCTTCGGAAGTACGTTGTCCGCGCCGGCCTTGCCTGA
- a CDS encoding glyoxalase: MSTFSFDGLHHVQLAIPAGAEDLCRQFWGDVLGMTELEKPPVLAARGGCWFRGGGLEVHLGVEEDFRPARKAHPGIQVTSLNGLAQRLTEGGHEVIWDDNFPGHRRFYAFDKLGNRLEFLEPAPTS; encoded by the coding sequence ATGAGCACTTTCTCGTTCGACGGACTGCACCACGTTCAGCTCGCCATCCCGGCTGGTGCGGAGGACCTGTGCCGTCAGTTCTGGGGCGACGTGCTGGGCATGACCGAGCTTGAGAAGCCGCCTGTGCTGGCTGCCCGCGGTGGCTGCTGGTTCCGCGGCGGGGGCCTCGAGGTGCACCTGGGCGTGGAGGAAGATTTCCGGCCGGCCCGCAAGGCACACCCCGGCATCCAGGTGACCTCGCTGAACGGACTGGCCCAGCGACTGACTGAGGGCGGCCACGAGGTGATCTGGGACGACAACTTCCCCGGCCACCGGCGCTTCTACGCCTTCGACAAGCTCGGCAACCGGCTGGAGTTCCTCGAGCCGGCGCCAACGTCCTGA
- a CDS encoding SDR family oxidoreductase, which yields MMSRYVVTGATGGIGGAVAELLHEEGHQLVLVGSHRGRLDAAAGRLGGCETLVLDLLDVAGIAARGSALAAGDSPIDGLVHSAGLAQLGAIADSEAESWMQQYKVNVAGPAELTRCLLPALRAARGQVIFVNSGQGLRTSPGWGAYSASKHAARALAQALRAEEGPHGIRVTSVYPGRTATEMQQAIRRQEGAQYVAHTYIQPRSVARTVLAALMSPRDMEVTDVSVAVPGA from the coding sequence CTGATGAGCAGATATGTAGTTACCGGGGCCACCGGCGGCATCGGCGGAGCCGTCGCGGAACTGCTGCATGAGGAAGGGCATCAACTGGTCTTGGTGGGTAGCCACCGCGGGCGTCTCGACGCAGCGGCCGGGCGATTGGGTGGATGCGAGACCCTTGTTCTCGATTTGCTGGACGTGGCGGGCATCGCCGCTCGCGGATCCGCCCTGGCCGCCGGAGACAGCCCCATCGATGGCCTCGTGCACAGCGCGGGTCTGGCCCAGCTGGGCGCCATCGCCGACTCTGAGGCCGAAAGTTGGATGCAGCAGTACAAAGTCAACGTGGCAGGCCCGGCTGAGCTCACCCGTTGTCTGTTGCCTGCGCTCCGGGCTGCTCGCGGCCAGGTGATCTTCGTCAACTCCGGTCAGGGCCTACGCACCAGCCCCGGGTGGGGCGCATATTCCGCGAGCAAACACGCGGCCCGCGCGCTCGCGCAGGCGTTGCGCGCGGAGGAGGGCCCGCACGGGATTCGCGTGACGAGCGTCTACCCCGGCAGGACAGCCACCGAGATGCAGCAGGCCATACGTCGACAGGAGGGTGCCCAGTACGTGGCGCACACGTACATTCAGCCGCGCAGCGTGGCCCGGACCGTGCTGGCGGCGCTCATGTCGCCCCGTGACATGGAGGTCACCGACGTGTCCGTGGCCGTTCCTGGCGCATGA
- a CDS encoding response regulator transcription factor: protein MITTFDLDEYVYPALRYGASGFLLKRSESTLLIEAVRAAMAGDSPISLSITARSLKKLTVPPKPQPALIRPLAC from the coding sequence GTGATCACGACCTTCGACCTCGACGAGTACGTGTACCCGGCGCTGCGCTACGGCGCCTCGGGGTTCCTGCTCAAGCGTTCGGAGTCGACCCTGCTCATCGAGGCCGTCCGCGCCGCGATGGCCGGTGACAGCCCGATCAGCCTGTCGATCACCGCACGGTCGCTCAAGAAGCTGACCGTCCCCCCGAAGCCGCAGCCGGCGCTGATCAGGCCGCTGGCCTGCTGA
- a CDS encoding GTP-binding protein, producing the protein MTDKVRPRLSRRRVPVVLVSGVQESAMLAASMSLQLGLPQAVSVRHTIDVGRQVLTRVVSDLTGILEHEEISLAHACVSCAIREDIVPTLERLAARGNWKSIVACLPIAAEAVQVCRVVCWAPRNAPHVAIAAVVTALDGTTFVDDLLGDDLLDERGVATAEDDHRGVAEVASAMVEYADLVSLTCEPDPDEVALVRALARPRVPVVTDPSALDAVALTTGTRHHESAEHWVSTVRRGPLPPLGPSGVWRLDLQSDRSFHPVRLHDEMVNLGGGPRRSRGCFWVPTRPDAVCVWDGAGGQARIGSGRTWNRGQPVTRITVVGLDDRSAEIVHAFHRCLLTDQELATRGRVWNEPWDGLEPWLGPITRVA; encoded by the coding sequence GTGACGGACAAGGTCCGCCCGCGCCTCTCCCGGCGCCGGGTTCCGGTGGTCCTGGTCAGCGGCGTGCAGGAGAGTGCCATGTTGGCGGCTTCCATGTCGCTCCAACTCGGCCTGCCGCAAGCCGTCTCAGTGCGCCATACCATCGACGTCGGGCGTCAGGTTCTCACCCGCGTTGTCAGCGACCTGACCGGCATTCTCGAGCACGAGGAGATCAGCCTCGCTCACGCCTGCGTCTCCTGCGCGATCCGCGAAGACATCGTGCCCACCCTTGAACGGCTCGCCGCCCGGGGGAACTGGAAGAGCATCGTCGCCTGCCTGCCGATCGCTGCTGAAGCCGTTCAGGTGTGCCGGGTCGTGTGCTGGGCCCCACGCAACGCCCCCCATGTCGCCATCGCCGCCGTCGTCACCGCGCTCGACGGCACCACGTTCGTTGACGACCTGCTCGGCGACGACCTGCTCGATGAGCGGGGTGTCGCCACCGCCGAGGACGACCACCGGGGCGTCGCCGAGGTGGCCAGCGCCATGGTCGAGTACGCCGACCTGGTCAGCCTTACCTGCGAGCCCGATCCAGACGAGGTTGCCCTCGTCCGAGCGTTGGCCCGGCCGCGGGTACCGGTGGTTACCGACCCGTCGGCGCTCGACGCGGTCGCCCTGACGACGGGGACCCGCCACCACGAATCGGCCGAGCATTGGGTGTCGACCGTGCGACGCGGCCCCCTCCCCCCGCTCGGCCCAAGTGGGGTTTGGCGGCTTGACCTGCAATCCGACCGGTCGTTCCACCCCGTCCGACTCCACGATGAGATGGTCAACCTCGGCGGCGGGCCACGCCGCTCCCGGGGCTGCTTCTGGGTGCCCACCCGGCCCGACGCCGTCTGTGTCTGGGACGGTGCCGGAGGCCAAGCGAGAATCGGGTCCGGCCGGACGTGGAACCGCGGTCAGCCGGTGACCCGCATTACCGTTGTCGGTCTCGATGATCGGTCCGCTGAGATCGTTCACGCTTTCCACCGTTGTCTGCTCACCGATCAAGAGCTGGCGACCCGCGGCCGGGTGTGGAACGAGCCCTGGGATGGGCTGGAACCCTGGCTCGGGCCGATCACGCGAGTCGCCTGA
- a CDS encoding nuclear transport factor 2 family protein, with amino-acid sequence MNEPSTIVERQLDAYNTHNLEAFVNTYAPDVRIDRRDGSQITGREALRDAYADQFAKGRCRAEITARMTEGDWVIDHEMAHGLADEPIRVLVAYRVRTGLIDRVHFFG; translated from the coding sequence ATGAACGAGCCCAGCACGATCGTCGAACGTCAGCTTGACGCCTACAACACCCATAACCTCGAAGCCTTTGTCAACACCTACGCGCCCGACGTGAGGATCGACCGGCGCGACGGATCGCAGATCACCGGTCGGGAAGCCCTCCGTGACGCGTACGCCGATCAATTCGCCAAAGGACGATGCCGCGCGGAGATTACGGCCCGAATGACGGAAGGTGACTGGGTGATCGACCATGAGATGGCGCACGGGCTGGCCGATGAGCCTATCCGTGTGCTGGTGGCATACCGGGTGCGGACCGGCCTCATCGACCGCGTCCACTTCTTCGGCTGA
- the rpmF gene encoding 50S ribosomal protein L32: protein MAVPKRRMSRSNTRHRRANWKAAPVDLVPVQVGGMTYHVPRRLVRAVQRGYIDPSGLR, encoded by the coding sequence ATGGCTGTCCCCAAGCGGCGAATGTCTCGCAGCAACACCCGCCACCGCCGCGCCAACTGGAAAGCGGCACCGGTCGACCTCGTGCCCGTCCAGGTAGGCGGCATGACCTATCACGTTCCCCGTCGCCTCGTCCGGGCTGTGCAACGTGGGTACATCGACCCGAGCGGCCTGCGCTGA
- a CDS encoding MptD family putative ECF transporter S component → MTDETLRTSTAAAPPTTRRAFGVRFSARDLVNVAIFAVIYFVVVFVVAMLGIISPLVMLLTLPLSTIAAGVPYMLFLTRVRSAGMVTLFGVVIALLYLMMGHPWQSTVVTIVMSVLAELVLQAGRYRSKWATIWTYVVFSGWFVGPWIPFFLDPVAYLRSSASQALGEAYVKDFAQVVTIPAVTIMIAAALVCGFLGALLGTSLLRKHFQKAGLA, encoded by the coding sequence ATGACTGATGAGACCCTGCGTACGTCCACTGCGGCGGCGCCGCCGACGACCAGGCGAGCGTTCGGCGTCCGGTTCTCTGCCCGCGACCTGGTGAACGTCGCGATCTTCGCCGTCATCTACTTCGTAGTCGTGTTCGTCGTCGCGATGTTGGGCATCATCAGTCCCCTGGTGATGCTGCTGACCCTGCCACTGTCGACCATCGCGGCAGGCGTCCCGTACATGCTCTTTCTCACCCGCGTGCGTTCTGCGGGTATGGTCACGCTCTTCGGAGTCGTCATCGCCCTGCTCTACCTGATGATGGGACACCCGTGGCAGAGCACGGTCGTCACGATCGTGATGTCGGTGCTCGCGGAGCTGGTGCTACAGGCCGGCAGGTACCGGTCGAAGTGGGCGACGATCTGGACCTACGTCGTATTCTCGGGGTGGTTCGTAGGTCCCTGGATCCCGTTCTTCCTCGACCCGGTGGCCTACCTGCGGTCGTCCGCGAGCCAGGCTTTGGGTGAGGCGTACGTGAAGGACTTCGCGCAGGTGGTAACCATTCCGGCCGTGACCATCATGATCGCCGCCGCCCTGGTCTGCGGGTTCCTCGGCGCGCTCCTGGGCACCTCGCTGCTGCGTAAGCACTTCCAGAAGGCTGGCCTCGCATGA
- a CDS encoding sensor histidine kinase, producing MIVDRVILGRPLRSVAFDVAVSGLVALLAVTWIAMAPGGWKATLVGIMMALALLFRRTHPSSVAAAVAALALVQVVVGWGPLPYDVGVLIALYSVVKYADRLRYGIVAGLVAAVGVVLATLQVRPAPWWSSALWLGSVTGTVWLVGLNVRTRRLYVLSLEERATTLEREREAEARAAVAEERTRIARELHDVVAHTMAVMIVQADGVRFTIDRDPAIAREAAKVVADTGRQALEEMRRLVNVLREPSRPEPADAAGPDGVLSAEPAHHRPALVGLPDLLDRFRAAGLAVTCAASGEPTSLPPGLELTVYRVVQESLTNALKHAGVGASVELVVDWSPAAVVVRAVDDGHGRPVVRPAPSGGHGLVGMRERVGVYDGSLTAGPTSAGGWRVEARLPLPSAPGAEEVLT from the coding sequence ATGATCGTGGACCGCGTGATCCTCGGCCGCCCGCTGCGCAGCGTCGCCTTCGACGTCGCCGTCTCCGGGTTGGTGGCGCTGTTGGCGGTCACCTGGATCGCGATGGCGCCGGGTGGCTGGAAGGCCACCTTGGTCGGGATCATGATGGCGCTGGCCCTGTTGTTTCGGCGGACCCACCCGTCGTCCGTAGCGGCGGCGGTGGCCGCGCTCGCGCTGGTGCAGGTGGTGGTCGGCTGGGGGCCGCTGCCCTACGACGTCGGGGTGTTGATTGCCCTCTACAGCGTGGTCAAGTACGCCGACCGGCTCCGCTACGGCATCGTCGCCGGGCTGGTCGCTGCCGTCGGTGTGGTGCTGGCCACTCTCCAGGTGCGACCGGCGCCTTGGTGGTCGAGCGCGCTCTGGCTCGGGTCGGTCACCGGGACGGTCTGGCTGGTCGGGTTGAACGTGCGGACCCGCCGGCTGTACGTGCTGAGCCTGGAGGAACGGGCCACGACGCTGGAACGGGAGCGGGAGGCTGAGGCCCGGGCCGCAGTGGCCGAGGAGCGCACCCGGATCGCCCGGGAGCTACACGACGTGGTCGCGCACACCATGGCCGTGATGATCGTGCAGGCGGACGGGGTGCGGTTCACCATCGACCGGGACCCAGCCATCGCCCGAGAGGCGGCCAAGGTGGTGGCGGACACCGGGCGGCAGGCGCTGGAGGAGATGCGCCGGCTGGTTAACGTCCTGCGGGAGCCGAGCCGGCCGGAGCCGGCGGACGCGGCCGGGCCCGACGGCGTTCTCTCCGCCGAGCCGGCGCACCACCGGCCGGCACTGGTCGGGCTACCCGACCTGCTGGACCGCTTCCGCGCTGCCGGTTTGGCGGTCACCTGCGCCGCGTCGGGCGAGCCGACGTCCCTGCCACCGGGTCTGGAGCTGACCGTTTACCGGGTGGTGCAGGAGTCGCTGACCAACGCGCTCAAGCACGCCGGGGTAGGCGCGTCCGTCGAGCTGGTTGTCGACTGGTCCCCGGCCGCAGTCGTGGTCCGGGCCGTGGACGACGGGCACGGCCGGCCGGTGGTCCGTCCGGCGCCGTCGGGCGGGCACGGCCTGGTCGGCATGCGCGAGCGGGTGGGAGTGTACGACGGGAGCCTCACCGCCGGCCCCACATCCGCCGGTGGATGGCGGGTCGAGGCGCGGCTGCCGCTACCGTCGGCACCCGGCGCGGAGGAGGTTCTGACGTGA
- a CDS encoding MFS transporter codes for MTPTQLGVGMAIAGTVGFAMTVPIGRFADRYGPRNVLLANCLRPAAGYLADLGVHGFTLFVVVASLLFVMDRAGQPLNQTLVGRLIVGAERNRTMGFIHALRNVGFTVGFSLAGIALATGSVTAFRWLFIGNALSFVLTFGLRCLLPSVRLSVTVAAEGGAPAPPVVAPMRNRPFVLVTAANGVLFLHDVILIMVLPLWVANHTSAPI; via the coding sequence CTGACCCCGACGCAGCTCGGCGTCGGCATGGCGATCGCGGGGACGGTCGGGTTCGCCATGACCGTGCCGATCGGACGGTTCGCGGACCGGTACGGACCCCGGAACGTGCTGCTGGCGAACTGTCTCCGGCCGGCGGCCGGCTACCTAGCCGATCTCGGGGTACACGGCTTCACGCTGTTTGTCGTGGTCGCGTCGCTCCTTTTCGTCATGGACCGGGCGGGCCAACCACTCAACCAGACACTCGTGGGGCGCCTCATCGTCGGTGCCGAACGCAACCGGACTATGGGATTCATCCACGCGCTCCGCAACGTCGGGTTCACGGTGGGCTTCTCGCTGGCAGGAATCGCCCTGGCCACCGGTTCGGTCACCGCGTTCCGGTGGCTGTTCATCGGCAACGCACTCAGCTTCGTCCTGACCTTCGGGCTCCGGTGCCTGCTGCCCTCGGTGCGGTTGTCGGTCACTGTGGCGGCCGAGGGCGGAGCTCCCGCGCCTCCCGTGGTGGCACCGATGCGCAATCGGCCGTTCGTTCTGGTGACCGCCGCGAACGGGGTGCTCTTCCTGCACGACGTGATCCTCATCATGGTGCTGCCGTTGTGGGTAGCCAACCACACCAGCGCTCCTATATAG
- a CDS encoding IS5 family transposase — translation MTERRPYPSDLSDARWALIAPRLTAWRQARTDAGVSGRTPTHDLRDIFNAILYINRTGIAWRYLPHDFPPYRTVYGYFAAWSKEGIFTELNYQLTGLVRDHHGRTTEPTASIMDSQSVKTSTNVPLSTQGTDAGKKVVGRKRGILTDTLGLLLAVTVTAASASDNTIGINLLNQATTTHPTLTKTWVDAGFKNRVVEHGAALGVDVETVTKDPQAKGFSVVKRRWVVERTIGWLMHHRRLVRDYEARPDNSASMITIAMIDNLAKRLTTETTPTWREPLQPQHTQNT, via the coding sequence ATGACCGAACGGCGCCCCTACCCGTCCGACCTGTCCGACGCCCGCTGGGCCCTGATCGCACCCCGCCTAACCGCCTGGCGGCAAGCCCGCACCGACGCCGGCGTCAGCGGACGTACCCCCACCCACGACCTGCGCGACATCTTCAACGCCATCCTCTACATCAACCGCACCGGCATCGCCTGGCGCTACCTACCCCACGACTTCCCGCCCTACCGCACCGTCTACGGCTACTTCGCCGCCTGGAGCAAAGAAGGCATCTTCACCGAACTCAACTACCAGCTCACCGGCCTCGTCCGCGACCACCACGGCCGCACCACCGAACCCACCGCATCCATCATGGACAGCCAGAGCGTGAAGACCTCCACCAACGTCCCACTATCCACACAGGGCACCGACGCCGGAAAGAAAGTCGTCGGCCGCAAACGCGGCATCCTCACCGACACCCTCGGCCTCCTCCTCGCCGTCACCGTCACCGCCGCAAGCGCCAGCGACAACACCATCGGCATCAACCTGCTCAACCAGGCCACCACCACCCACCCCACCCTCACCAAAACCTGGGTCGACGCCGGCTTCAAAAACCGCGTCGTCGAACACGGCGCCGCACTCGGCGTCGACGTCGAGACCGTCACCAAAGACCCCCAGGCCAAAGGCTTCAGCGTGGTCAAACGGCGATGGGTCGTCGAACGCACCATCGGCTGGCTCATGCACCACCGCCGACTCGTCCGCGACTACGAAGCACGACCCGACAACTCCGCCAGCATGATCACCATCGCCATGATCGACAACCTCGCCAAACGCCTCACCACCGAAACCACCCCAACCTGGCGAGAACCCCTACAACCCCAACACACACAAAATACGTGA
- a CDS encoding energy-coupling factor transporter transmembrane component T has protein sequence MSAPALPELRARTLDAQRQWGVDPRVKILLVLACSIAVMSPGGLRFVPVVLILAIGMAVSERAWPRALGLPATVTVMWVLGWLLPLWWPNAFTAIIALACTYLIRFVATIGVGMHLVATTSPMQLAAAFRAWRIPRPITVTLAVMLRFFPVVSSEAASVLDAMRLRGLAGTKGLLRRPVLALERFTVPMIAASLRASEDLSASAILRGLGSHRTPTAMHPPRFGPADLILVTISALLTTAALILPSPLA, from the coding sequence TTGTCCGCGCCGGCCTTGCCTGAGCTTCGGGCCCGCACACTGGATGCGCAGCGACAGTGGGGGGTGGATCCGCGAGTGAAGATTCTCTTGGTGCTGGCCTGCAGCATCGCTGTGATGAGCCCCGGCGGACTGCGCTTTGTACCCGTGGTGCTCATCCTTGCCATCGGTATGGCAGTGTCGGAGCGGGCGTGGCCCCGCGCGCTCGGGCTGCCGGCGACCGTGACCGTCATGTGGGTGTTGGGTTGGCTGCTCCCGCTATGGTGGCCGAACGCGTTCACCGCCATCATCGCACTCGCGTGTACCTATCTGATCCGCTTCGTCGCGACGATCGGCGTCGGAATGCACCTGGTCGCGACGACCTCCCCGATGCAGCTCGCCGCCGCGTTCCGGGCCTGGCGCATCCCGCGCCCCATCACGGTGACCCTCGCCGTCATGCTTCGTTTCTTCCCCGTCGTGAGCTCCGAGGCGGCCTCGGTACTGGACGCTATGCGGCTGCGAGGGCTCGCCGGAACGAAAGGACTCCTGCGCCGCCCCGTGCTCGCCCTCGAGCGATTCACCGTCCCGATGATCGCCGCGAGTCTGCGCGCCAGCGAGGACCTCTCCGCCTCCGCCATCCTCCGCGGACTCGGCTCCCACCGCACACCCACCGCCATGCACCCGCCGCGCTTCGGACCGGCTGATCTCATCCTTGTCACTATCAGCGCTTTGCTCACCACGGCTGCCCTGATCCTTCCCTCCCCGCTGGCATGA
- a CDS encoding response regulator — translation MAPVTIRVLIAHDQDVVRRGVRRILESQADMEVVGEAADGVAALDLAGQLRPDVLLVDIRVPKTDGREVTAGLAGRAHPIRYAWL, via the coding sequence ATGGCGCCCGTGACGATACGGGTGCTGATCGCCCATGATCAGGACGTGGTCCGGCGGGGCGTGCGGCGCATCCTGGAGAGCCAGGCGGACATGGAGGTCGTGGGCGAGGCCGCCGACGGGGTAGCCGCGCTCGATCTCGCCGGCCAGTTGCGCCCGGACGTGCTGCTGGTCGACATTCGGGTGCCGAAAACGGACGGTCGTGAGGTCACCGCCGGCTTAGCGGGCCGGGCTCACCCGATCAGGTACGCGTGGTTGTGA
- a CDS encoding MFS transporter encodes MTLGRNFAKLWWSQGLSNLGDGLVLAAVPLLAVTMTRDPLLVAGMTVAQFLPWLLFTLPAGALADRIDRRLIMVAGNLVRAVGFGLLVLTLVADVRSIAVLYIAVFLAGTAETLVDNAALTVPPRLVQRSDLERANGWLFATQSAINNFVGPTAGAALFAMSAVMVFSSTAGFFALAALAAIMLPRMMPTASDSSGDKHTPGEVVRSIREGWSYFWNHRLMRRVAFISGSINLFSSATGGLLVLLATGPLGVPASWYGLFIAVPAVGAVLGSLIAARVVPAIGGGPVTWLAALVPAASYVVLGLSGSIVLSEVAMFLAAVATALNQIVVSTLRQAAVPDGVLGRVTAGYRLIVLGAVPVGALLGGGLGRWLGPETTFVVCGVGLTVAAIVFASRVTTRALREAEEVARTAAREPAA; translated from the coding sequence ATGACGTTGGGTCGAAATTTCGCCAAGCTTTGGTGGTCGCAGGGCCTGTCGAATCTTGGTGATGGTCTGGTACTGGCCGCCGTGCCCCTCCTCGCCGTCACGATGACCCGCGACCCGCTGCTGGTCGCGGGGATGACCGTGGCGCAGTTCCTGCCATGGCTCCTCTTCACTCTGCCAGCGGGAGCTCTCGCCGACCGCATCGATCGGCGCCTCATCATGGTGGCGGGAAATCTGGTCCGCGCGGTGGGATTCGGACTGCTCGTCCTGACGCTCGTGGCCGATGTACGCAGCATCGCAGTTCTCTACATCGCGGTGTTCCTCGCCGGCACGGCAGAGACGCTCGTGGACAACGCGGCACTCACGGTGCCGCCGCGCCTGGTGCAGCGCAGTGACCTCGAGCGGGCGAACGGATGGCTCTTCGCCACTCAGTCGGCCATCAACAACTTTGTCGGACCCACCGCGGGTGCCGCTCTGTTCGCGATGTCGGCGGTCATGGTGTTCTCCTCCACAGCGGGATTCTTCGCACTCGCCGCGCTGGCAGCCATCATGCTGCCACGGATGATGCCGACCGCGAGCGACTCGAGCGGTGACAAGCACACGCCGGGCGAGGTTGTGCGCAGCATCAGGGAAGGCTGGTCGTACTTCTGGAACCACCGGCTGATGCGGCGGGTGGCCTTCATCTCTGGTTCGATCAATCTGTTCTCGTCCGCCACCGGCGGTCTGCTCGTCCTCCTGGCGACCGGTCCCTTGGGCGTGCCGGCGTCGTGGTACGGCCTGTTCATCGCCGTCCCGGCCGTGGGAGCCGTGCTCGGCTCGCTGATCGCCGCGCGAGTGGTGCCGGCCATCGGCGGGGGACCGGTGACCTGGCTCGCCGCACTCGTGCCCGCCGCCAGCTATGTCGTCCTCGGTCTCAGCGGCAGCATCGTCCTCTCCGAGGTGGCCATGTTCCTCGCCGCGGTCGCCACGGCCTTGAACCAGATCGTGGTCAGCACGCTCCGGCAGGCTGCCGTCCCCGACGGGGTCCTCGGCCGGGTAACCGCCGGCTACCGTCTGATCGTGCTCGGCGCGGTGCCGGTCGGGGCGCTCCTCGGCGGCGGACTGGGGCGTTGGCTGGGCCCGGAGACCACCTTCGTCGTCTGCGGCGTCGGACTGACCGTAGCGGCGATCGTTTTCGCCTCCCGGGTCACGACCCGTGCCCTGCGCGAGGCGGAGGAGGTAGCCCGGACTGCGGCCCGTGAGCCAGCCGCCTGA